The Monodelphis domestica isolate mMonDom1 chromosome 5, mMonDom1.pri, whole genome shotgun sequence DNA segment GATCTGGGGTTCTCTCTGCTCCCCAATTTGCTTGACCCACATAGAGGGACGGTGTGAACTCTGGTGTCCAACCCTGTCCTTGGGGGTTCAGCGTTCAGCCAGGGCCTTGTGCCCGGGGAAGGGCTGCCCGCATTTCCCTAATGGGCTGCCAAGTGCCCCTGATCCTGCTGGGGTTCGGGTGCTCCAGTCCAGGCTGCCCTGCAGAAGCtgtggcagggggagggggcaggacgGCCCCTCTGGTGCCCGCCAGCTGCCTGGCTTGGGGCCTCCCACTCAAGGGCTGCCAGCCTTGTCGTAGAGGCTGCATCCCTGGTCACTCGTGCTCCCTCCTGTGAATGCGCGGAGGGGCCCAGCCAGCCCTGAGTGAGCCAGCGAGTGAGCATGGAGCCTGTCGCTGGGGTGGCTGCAAAAGCTATTCTTAGCCTGGGTTTGGCGGTGGGCTGtcaggtgggagggggaggagaggggctTCTGGGGGGTGAGGAGAAGCGGAGGTCAGCGTGGCGAGGCTCCCCGGCCCGGGATGACCGACTCTCCCTCCCGCTTGCAGGTTTGAATGGTGACGTGAATGTCAACGGCTTATCTACTGTATCTCACACTACTTCAGGGATCTTGAACTCTTCCCCCCACTCCTCTGACACCTCCCACCTCCATCACCCCAACGTGGCCTACGACTGTCTCTGGAACTACTCGCAATATTCGGCCGCCGGCCCCGGTGCCAACCTCAAAGAGCCGCCTCTCCTCTCCCAGTTCTCAGGCCACAGACAGTACCCGCTCAACGGCACCGTCGAGGGTGGCCAGCCGGGCTCCCCCCCAAGCCAGAACACTACCCTGCGGGCCGGCAGCCAGGAGTTCTGGGCCAACGGCACCCAGAGCCCTATGGGCCTCAATTTTGACTCCCAGGAACTGTATGACTCTTTCCCCGATCAGAATTTTGAGGTGATGTCCAATGGCCCCCCCAGCTTCTTCACctcttcccccccctctcccATGCTGGGCTCCGGCATCCAGACTTTCGCACCTTCCCAGGAGCCCGAGCGTGGCGAGGAGGCCACTAAGGAGCTGGCTCCTGGCGTAGCAGAGAATGGCACTGGTTTGGTGGGTAGCCTGGAGCTGGAAGGAGAGCAGCCAGGTACGGGGATGGCCGGGAGGggccagggaggggagggagaagcagGGCTTTGGGGCTGTGCCTGTTCCTGAGGCAAGAAGAACCCGTCTTTCCTGCTCTGCAGTGGAGGCTGATTTGCATGTTGGGGATCAGCAGAGCCGAGCGGCTGGTGTTCTTGTGGCAGTAGCGGCTGCTCAAGAGTAGGAGGCCGAGTTATTTCCAGCTCACGAGGAGCCGGCAGCCTGGGCAGGGCAGGTGGGCAAGCCAGGAACCAgcatccccaccccctccccaagagTCCTGGAGAGGGCCTTCATCAGACAGCCCAGGAGTGGCTCTGGCCCAGCACACGCAGGAGGGTGACACGGCCTCCCGGAAGCATGGGCCACAGGGCCCACTCTGGGGCTCCGCTTGCCCCCAACCCACCCAGCCTTTGGGATCAGTTGGCAttcaggggagagaaaggagtggTCCAGAGCTCTCAGTGTCTTGCTTGGTTGCTTTTCTCCATCCCATCTGTCATTTTTCACTGGGTGTCTGTGTATACATGAGGTAACCCCTCTTCCCACCACTTCCCCCATTATCCCCAGAATAACGACCTGGCTTACCCTGGCTCTTCCCAGCTGCTAAGTGCCGAAGCGAGTCTCTTCAGAACCAAGGAGctgctttctctgtctcttgttccTCTAGATGAAAAACCTCTTCTAAGAACATGATGAGGTCTGTCTAGGACCTCATTCTGCCCTGCCCTAGCTGAGCCTGCTGTCAGGCATCTCTGCTTGCCCAGAGTTAGTGACCTTTTGCTACAGCTGTTCTGCCTGCCTGCTACAGGTTGAGGGAGCTCCGCCACGGTTCTGACTCCGGTCCTTTTACCTTCTCCCGAACTCTCCTAGAACTGAAGATCTGCGACTATGACGATTCAGCCCCTTCTGTGGACTCTCTGCACCAAGAGGTCTCGGTCCTGGTCCCAGACCCTACAGTTAGCTGCCTGGATGACCCCTCGCAGCTTCCCGAACAACTGGAAGACTCGCCTATCCTCGAGGAAGATCCGTTGGAGCCCTTTGGCTCACTGGCTCCAGGTGGGCTTGCAGATTTGAGGCATTCTGTTGGGGTTGGTGGGGGATGGCGGTGTCAGTTTAGGGGAACCACAAGGAACTTTGAGGCTCACAAACATGGCCAGGTTATAGAGCAATTTTAAAGTGGAAAATGGAGATATTTGGGGAGGCCCAGCTGGAGTTTTATTTCCCAAGGAGCTTTCTCCCCTTCTTGGTGAGTCGTCTGTTGGACGGGGACCTTTAACCTTGTTGGAAAACACGGAGCAGCTAAGTTCTTGTAGCTGATGGAAAGGGAACACTCTAAGCTTTGAGGAAACAGGGCTTCTTCCGAGGGACCGAGGCTCATTCAGACTTGTCTGGACTACTCTCTCCTCCCATCCCATTGGTGTATGAGAACAACCTGTTGGAGTAGATAGCAGTGAAGTACTGCTCTGTGGCAACCTTCCAGCCTCCCTGACAAACACACATTCCGTCTGTCTCTAGTcctatctgtctctgtttctctctccctcctctctgtctctctcgttccctctcccttttctgtgtctctgtttatctttcgttctcttcctctctcccctctctttctctgtgtctcactCACTGGGGCTCAGGATAGAAGGAGCAATTCCATATTCCAAAGGAGTTTTTTCAAATCTCttgctcttcttcctctttttaccCACAGAGCCAGGGAGTGGGGGGCTCTATGGGATGGATGACTCGGAACTGGTGAGCGAAGAGGACAAGCTGCCCCTTGGCGTCAGCCCCGACATCTCAGCCCTCGATTGTCCCTCCCTCAACAACTCCACCGCCTTCAGTCTCCTGGCAGACGACAGCCAGACGTCCGCTTCCATCTTTGCCaatcccccctcccctcctgtgCTCGGGGAGTCTGTCTTACAAGGTGTGTGTCCCAGAGTACAGACAGGATGAGGGAGGTGGTGTTGGGGTGGCCAAGGCTGTGGGGAGACATCGAGGCTTCCACAGTAAGGCACAGGGGCTGTCCCTCTATTGCTCAGGAGGATTTAGGAACGTGAAGCTCTATGGTTCGCAGGGGGAGAGAGATCCCTGGCCCCAGAGGCCTGGGTTAAACACTCACGGAGGTCAAATCAGGCCAACCAGTAGCTCAAGTGCCATTAGGAGCAGATATGAGTTAGGGCCGGGGCCCTGGAGCCTGTGCTGAGACTGAGGAGGGGGCCCGATGACAGGGCTGTGCCCCCTCGTCcccaggagtgaagcaaggagcGCCAGGTGGAGGTGGGGGATGGACCTCATTTCTCTGTTGTTGCTGGAGCCTCCATGTGGCCTTTTGGGTTCTAGATGGCAGTTTTGAGCTGAATAATGGGAGCGATCCAGAGCAGGAGGAAGGAGAACCGAGCTTGTCAGCAGCCTCTCCCCCTGACCTTGAACGGGAGGCCCCAGCTCAGCTGTCCCCAGAGGACACGGACACAGACGGAAGTCCAGGGGGCACCCCTGACCTTGAGGACAAGACTGTGGGGGGAGCCAGTGCTTCTGGCAATGGTGAGTGGCTCAGACCCTCCCCACCATGCCATCTGAGCTGGCCAGGCCTTTATTCCTCTGTGCTTTGGACGAGAATCTGAGGGCTTGTTGGAAAAGTGGGGCTTACTTGACACCATCCGTTTTTGTCACACTCATCCCTTCAGGCCTCCAGCAAACCTCCCTCATAACAAAGGGAAGCAGCCCGACCCAGGCCGGGGGATGCCATTTGGCAGACGGGGACAGTGAGACCTAGCGGAGAGCTGGGTTGAGAATCCAGGTTCTTCCCGTTGGGGTTCAGGCTTCTTTCCACCACAGTGTCTTACCGGCTTCCTTCCTCTTGGGTATTGCCCTCTTTTCCCTTCAGGAGACGTCCTGCGGAGACGGGTGGCCACCCCAGAGGAGGTCCGGTTTCCCCTTCAGCACGGGTAGGTGTTCAGGCTTGAATTTTGAAAACCCTAAAGAGGGTCCTTCTCGTACCCGAGACTAGAGCCTTGAGTGGGGTAAAAGTGGCTGTGGACGAAACATCATTTCTTTGCCAGGAGAGACTAGGTTTCCTGGGGCCTTCTTCaggccctcctcctccctttgcaGGTGCTAGCTCTGCCCCAGGGTCTCCATCCATCTCCCTCAGCAGCCGGCAGCCCCAGCAGGGCAGTCTGGGGAACAGAGCTAGCCGGCCCCCCACTAGTTGGGGTCAGCAGGCCTGGGCTCAGGATACAGAGTCCATGCCCTCCCACCCCCTGCCTGCCCACCCCCTTCCCCTCACCATGCCACCGCCTGGCTTTGAGCCCCAAGAAGTGGCCTCGGAGGAGACTCAGAGCCACCCTTCCTTGGAGGGGGGAATGTCCGATCTCTCTGGGCTTGGACCCAGGAGCCTCCGTTGCCCgagagagggtgggtgggtgaCGTGGTGGTAGGGGTTGTGTGCTTCCCCGACAGATGGCGGAGAGAAGTGCGCATCAAGAAAGGCAGCCACCGGTGGCAGGGGGAGACGTGGTACTATGGGCCCTGTGGCAAGAGGATGAAACAGTTTCCAGAAGTGATTAAGGTAACCCAGGGGGCCCCGGGAGTTCACTAGTATGAATGGGGAAGAtttcctacccccaccccccaccccaggagcTCGACACCGGAAGAGGCCCAACATCCCCAGATGTCTTCTTCCCTCTAGTACCTGAGCCGAAATGTGGTGCACCAGGTCCGGCGGGAGCACTTCAGCTTCAGCCCGAGGATGCCCGTTGGCGATTTCTATGAGGAGCGAGACACCCCGGAGGTAGACTTCTTTATTGGGCCAGGCCTGAGGCTCAGGGGCAAGAGCAGAGCCTCTCTGGCAGCACAAAGCTCATTTCTGGGCCTTTGCTGTCTCTTCTGCTTGCTTTAGGGTTTGAAATGGGTACAACTCTCTGTGGAGGAGATACCTTCCCGCATCCAAGCCATCACTGGCAAGCGGGGTCGTCCTCGAAACACCGAGAAGGCCAAAGCCAAGGAAGTGACCAAAGTAAAGCGAGGACGAGGGCGGCCTCCCAAGGTTAAGATCACAGAGCTTCTGAGCAAGGCAGATGCCAGACTCCTGAAGAGGCTGGAAGTCCCAGGTGGAGTGTTTCCCCTAACCCTCCCTCAGGGCTGGGCCTTGTGAGGAACCCCAAGGGGGGCAGCAGATATCTCCATCTTTTCTCCCTGCCAAGTCCCTCGGCCCTCCCAGTTTGCTCTCCGGCTGCATTCTCTGCCCTGCCTCACCTCTCCCTGAAACGGGCTCTGCACTGGTTCCTCCCCATATGCCTTCCCAAAGAGAACTCTTGAAGTGAGGCTTACAAGATTTTCATTTGTGCCTGAGAGAAAACTTCCTACCCAAAGCAAAACTTCCCCTGGGTGGCCTTCTGGCTTTAGGAAGCTGTCTCATCTTGTAGGGGAAAAGCAGGATCCTCGGTGGAGCTGGAGTGAGGTATAATCAGTCACCTAAGTCTTTGGGGGTTTTCCCCCTAAGAGAGCCAAGGGCCCTGCTCGTGCCAGCATGAGCCAGGGTTAGCATGATTGGCCCACATGCCTCCAGCTTCCTCTGGAAATGTGCTTTCCAGCCGTTTTCCTCATCCTGGCCTCCCGCAGGTTGCCCCACACTTCTGGGCCTAGTCAGGAACTGACCTCGGACTCATActtgctgtgggaccctgggcaagtccctcagccgctgtttgcctcagtttcctcatctgtaaatggagaaAGATAATACTAGCActgcctcccagggctgttgtgagaactAGTTGAGAGAATATTTGGGAAGTGCTTAGCCCGGTGCCTGGCGTGCGTTAATCACTCCATCAATGCTTGTTTCCTCCCCTTATAAAATGCCATCTAGACCACCAGATGGGTGAGTGCCAAGGACAGCACCAGCTGCCCAGGAAGCCACGTGAGCCATCTGAAATTGTGCATTTCAGAGGCCTCTTAGGGACGCTCTGGGCTGTGGCAAACCTCCTGGCCTTCAcctgctttctccctcccttctcacaGACACCCTGAGTGATGGAGAGAAGGCCAAGATGAGGAAGATCAAGAAGAAGATCAGGAGGAAGGTAACTGtctggggagggagagacagcGCTCCTCACTTCCTGCCCTCTGGCCCCAACAGGGATTCCAGGTCCGGGCTTTGGATGTCGATGGATTGCCCCCGTTGGGAGAGGCGGAGTGATGGGTTCCAGCCCCCCAACATCACCAAACCCCCTCACACCTCCCTTCCCTCAAGTTTGGGTATATAGTTCAAGCAGAGGCTTGTGAGGCTTGACAGGGGCTCGTTGGGTTTTACAGGCCAAAACACAAAGGAAACAAGAAGCCAAAAGCTCCAAGCAGAAGGAAGTTAAGAAGAAACCCAAGGTGAGTGCATGTGTGGGTCAAGGGGGAGATGAGACCAGAAGGTGACGGGAATGAGGAGGTCTTCTTGTCCCCCCAGGCTCTCAGCTCCCCTGACCCTCCCCTTCAGTCAAGCACCATAGCCCTAGGGGCTAGGCCATGGGcatcgagtgacttgcccaggctcacccagctaggaagtgattgaggccacatctctaggcctggctcttcatccactgacaCCACACccctacaccccccccccccaattacccCCTCTGGCTGGTCTTCTTATAGCCTACGTCCCCCAGTacactgtatgatcctgggacaCTGGCCTTGCTTTCCTCATGCAAGATGTCTTGCTCCACCTCCTGACCGTTGGCCTGGCTGTCCCTTCTGCTTGGAGTGCCCTCCCTACCCTCTGACTCAGCTAAATCCCAGCTTCTTTAGTGCTAGTGCTGCCTCTTCAGTCGGCTCAAGCCATGGATGGAAGGGAATGCTGCCCAGAccctcttccccccaaaaaacactTGAAAAAAGGGAAAGCGCAAGGTTCTGGGCCTCTGGGCCCTGGCCAAGTGAGGCTGGAGAAAGTGGGGCCTGGCATAGGGGCTAGACAAGCCCTGGGCCCACAGGTCACACACAATCACACATCCATGCCCGGGGCTCCCCAAGGGCCGTGCCTGGCTCTGGCCTTCCTTGGAGGCCCGTGCTGGCACGATGCCCAGTCCATAGGGGCCCCTTGCCCTCTCGCCCACCGCAGTGTGTGTGTTCTGGGTGTCAGAGCCCAGCGGTGGTAGTGAGGGGCCTTTTCTCTCAAATAAACAGGCCGAGAAGGAGAAGACAAAGGCAAAGGCAGAAAAGGTGAAAGAAAAGGGTAGAAAAGAGAAGGCCAGACGGAAGGACAAAGAGGAGGTCCGGCCAGTCTGCAAGGCTGAGCGTGTGGCAGCTCCGCAGCGGCGGCTGGAGGAGAGGCAGCGGCAGATGATGATCCTGGAGGAGATGAAGAAGCCCACGGAGGACATGTGTTTGGCTGACCACCAGGTGGGTTCAGACGCCGGTCCTTGGCATCTCGTTCCCCTGGTCCCTGCGACCCTCGAGGCTCTGTGCCTTGGTCTGAGTGTGCTGCCCCGTGGCCTCCCGGCAGCATCTTTCCCCATGAGCGCCGGCGCCGTTTCTGGTTCTTGGCTGCCACAGATGGTGCCTCCCTTGGCATTGGCGGGTCCTCGGCCTCCTCGGGACCCGTGCTTGCATTAGACTTTCTGGGTGAAGCTTACGGACGCTGCAGTTAGCTTCTTGCCAGCATCCCAGATGAATTTCCAGAACCCCCTTGCAGCACCCCAATGTGTCACGTTGCCACATAAAGCCATTAAAAAGCCACGTGGGTTGCTTGAGAATCACATTAGACCCGACCCTCTGTAGAGAGGAGCCAGGAAGTTGTCACAGACGCCTGTGTGCAGGCTGACGTGCAACACCCCCCCCCCGCCTGCTTCTGCTCTCTTCTGGACTCCCCCGAGCCGTCCCCCCAGCCTCCTCCTTCCTCGCTGACAAgggcctcctgcctcttcctcccaCAGCCCCTGCCTGACTTCTCTCGCATTCCGGGCCTGCGCCTGCCCAGCGCCACTTTTTCGCACTGCCTCACCATCGTGGAGTTCCTGCATAGCTTTGGCAAAGTGCTGGGCTTGGATCCGGCCAGGGACGTGCCCAGCCTGGGGACCCTGCAGGAGGGGCTGCTGGGCCGCGGTGAGGCTTCAGCCGAGGTGCAGGACCTGTTGGTGAGGCTGCTCGGGGCGGCTCTCCGGGACCCGGGGCTGCCTGCCTACTGCCAGGTGAGGAGCGGAGGGGGCAGCCGGTGGCGGGGGCAGCTTCcagcttcctctcctccctctcaacCCTGCTCCTTTGTCCGCCGCAGTCGCTGAAGATCCTCGGAGAGAAGGTGTCCGAGATCCCGCTGACCGGGGACAACGTGTCGGAGATCCTGCGCTGCTTCCTCATGGCGTATGGGGCTGAGCCGGCCGTGTGCGACAGCCTCCGTACGCAGCCCTTCCAGGCACAGCTGCCCCAGCACAAGGCCTCCGTGCTGGCCTTCCTGGTGCATGAGCTCAATGGCTCTGGCAGCATTGTCGAGTAAGGGGGTCTGgagaccgggggggggggggggcgggggctgCTCCCCGGGCTGGGGCTTCCCTCCTGCTCCCCCTCCCAACTTCCTCCTCCATTCCCCCCCAGGGAGATCGACAAGACCCTGGAGAGCATGTCCAGCTACCGCAGGAACAAGTGGGTGGTGGAAGGCCGGCTGCGCAGGTAGGGGCGGAGCGGGCGGTGGGCCTTGGGCAGGTGGCGCGGGGTTGGTCTTCTTTAtggctccttcccttcttcctgtgCCCCCAAATCCCCCTCCCAGGCTGAAAACGGCTCTGGCTAAGCGCACAGGGCGACCCGAGGCAGACCTGCTGGGCTCCGAGGAGAGTGTGGGCCGCAGGCGGAGCTCCCGCATCCTGGAGGAGATGAGCGgcctggaggaagaggaggaggaggaggaggaggtgctgtcctggggggggcggggggggcggGCCGGGAGGCTCTGGCTGGGCCTCCGCTCCTCTTACCGGCATCTGCCCCTCTCTAGGGTGACCCTCCAGCCTTCAGCGTGCCCGAGCTGGAGCGCCAGATCGAGAAGCTCACCAAGGTAGTGGGGCCCTCGCAGGGGGCCGGGGGGCGGCCGGGCCTCCCCGCTGGCTCTACCTTTGGCTTCCTTCTCTCCCAGCGCCAGCTGTTCTTCCGCAAGAAGCTGCTCCACTCGTCCCAGATGCTGAGAGCTGTGTCCCTGGGCCAGGACCGCTACAGGCGGCGATACTGGGTGCTGCCCTACCTGTCCGGGATCTTCGTGGAAGGGGCCGAGGAAGGGGCAGGTCGGTGTCTCCTGCTCCGGGCCCAGGTGACCGGGAGGAGGCGGGGAGGCTGGCGTCGGGCCCTGAGCTTCTGCCTTGTCCCCGCAGCCTTGGAGGATGAGACCAAGCAGGATGCTGACCCCGCCGAGGGGGAGGCCGCCCTGGCTCCTGCCACGCCGCCCTTGGTGGTGAAGAAGGAATCGGCCCAGGGAGCCGGCAGGCCTTGGTCGCCCTGTGCCCGCACCAGGGGCAGGCCCAGGAAGACCAAGCCTGTGCCCGAGCCGCCGGGGAGTCCCCTGTCTCCCATGGCAAAGGAGGAGCCCGAGCCCACCCAGGCCCAGGAGCCGCGCGCCCCGGAGCTGGCCTTCAACGGGCTTCTGGAGCCTGAGGATTCCCCCATGTCCCTGGGCCAGAGCCAGCATGACCTCAGCCAGTCAGCCTTCCTGTCGTGGctgagccagacccagagacacgGCTCCGTGCTCAGCAGCTCCGTCCTCACGCCGGACAGCAGCCCCGGCCAGCTGGAGCCCGGGCCCCCGGCCTACCCCGAAGAGCCCGAGCCTCCCGGACCCCGGGGCCCCTGGTTCAACCTCCTCCCCCGGACGCCCTGCGATGAGGCTGTCCACAAGGACGGCCCCGGCCCCGACCCGCCCCCGGTGCCGGTGAGAGCCCATGTGGGCTGGAGTGGGGGGCCGGGTGGCGCCTCAGTGGGGAGactcccccaacccccaatcTCTCCCAGCAGGTCAATGGGTCCAGCGCCACCAAGCCTCACTCCCCAAAGGCGCCACCTTCCGCCTCGGCCTCCAGGCGATGGGCGGGCGGCCCCGGCAAGGGACCCCAGAGCCCGGGGGGGTCTGGGCAGCCCAAGCGCAGGGGGCGGCCCCCCAGCAAGTTCTTCAAGCAGATGGAGCAGCGCTACCTGACGCAGCTGACTGCCCAGCCCGTGCCCGCAGGTCCGTGTCCTGAGGAGGGAGCCCGCCGGGCCTTCTGTCCCGGCGCCGCAGCGCCCTC contains these protein-coding regions:
- the BAZ2A gene encoding bromodomain adjacent to zinc finger domain protein 2A isoform X1, which translates into the protein MEANDHFNFTGLPSAPAASGLKPSPSSGEGLYTNGSPMNFSQQGKSLNGDVNVNGLSTVSHTTSGILNSSPHSSDTSHLHHPNVAYDCLWNYSQYSAAGPGANLKEPPLLSQFSGHRQYPLNGTVEGGQPGSPPSQNTTLRAGSQEFWANGTQSPMGLNFDSQELYDSFPDQNFEVMSNGPPSFFTSSPPSPMLGSGIQTFAPSQEPERGEEATKELAPGVAENGTGLVGSLELEGEQPELKICDYDDSAPSVDSLHQEVSVLVPDPTVSCLDDPSQLPEQLEDSPILEEDPLEPFGSLAPEPGSGGLYGMDDSELVSEEDKLPLGVSPDISALDCPSLNNSTAFSLLADDSQTSASIFANPPSPPVLGESVLQDGSFELNNGSDPEQEEGEPSLSAASPPDLEREAPAQLSPEDTDTDGSPGGTPDLEDKTVGGASASGNGDVLRRRVATPEEVRFPLQHGWRREVRIKKGSHRWQGETWYYGPCGKRMKQFPEVIKYLSRNVVHQVRREHFSFSPRMPVGDFYEERDTPEGLKWVQLSVEEIPSRIQAITGKRGRPRNTEKAKAKEVTKVKRGRGRPPKVKITELLSKADARLLKRLEVPDTLSDGEKAKMRKIKKKIRRKAKTQRKQEAKSSKQKEVKKKPKAEKEKTKAKAEKVKEKGRKEKARRKDKEEVRPVCKAERVAAPQRRLEERQRQMMILEEMKKPTEDMCLADHQPLPDFSRIPGLRLPSATFSHCLTIVEFLHSFGKVLGLDPARDVPSLGTLQEGLLGRGEASAEVQDLLVRLLGAALRDPGLPAYCQSLKILGEKVSEIPLTGDNVSEILRCFLMAYGAEPAVCDSLRTQPFQAQLPQHKASVLAFLVHELNGSGSIVEEIDKTLESMSSYRRNKWVVEGRLRRLKTALAKRTGRPEADLLGSEESVGRRRSSRILEEMSGLEEEEEEEEEGDPPAFSVPELERQIEKLTKRQLFFRKKLLHSSQMLRAVSLGQDRYRRRYWVLPYLSGIFVEGAEEGAALEDETKQDADPAEGEAALAPATPPLVVKKESAQGAGRPWSPCARTRGRPRKTKPVPEPPGSPLSPMAKEEPEPTQAQEPRAPELAFNGLLEPEDSPMSLGQSQHDLSQSAFLSWLSQTQRHGSVLSSSVLTPDSSPGQLEPGPPAYPEEPEPPGPRGPWFNLLPRTPCDEAVHKDGPGPDPPPVPQVNGSSATKPHSPKAPPSASASRRWAGGPGKGPQSPGGSGQPKRRGRPPSKFFKQMEQRYLTQLTAQPVPADMLTGWWWIRDPEELEATLRALHPRGIREKALHKHLCKHRDFLRDVCLRPSTDSILQPSRLPMWSPKELAGWAPAQRTFEADLAMLRRVEELEQRVLLADLQIRGWTCPSPDSAREDLAYCEHRPEPLEDIMARGRGRDGLAPPREDTNPLDLAVLRLAALEQNVERRYLREPLWPAHEVVLEKALLSSPDSAALGTTEIAYEITPRIRTWRQTLERCRSAAQVCLCLGQLERSIAWEKSVNKVTCLVCRRGDNDEFLLLCDGCDRGCHIYCHRPRMDSVPEGDWFCAICTAQQTEGGCPKRGQKRKGGPPDPTESESKRRRRAVSRGRDGGAPGPRCSGDGLASRRRLSVRHHRSDLTFCEIILMEMESHASAWPFLEPVNPRLVSGYRRIIKNPMDFSTMRERLLRGGYANSEEFAADALLVFDNCQTFNEDDSEVGKAGHVMRRFFESRWEEFYQGKRADL
- the BAZ2A gene encoding bromodomain adjacent to zinc finger domain protein 2A isoform X4, with protein sequence MEANDHFNFTGLPSAPAASGLKPSPSSGEGLYTNGSPMNFSQQGKSLNGDVNVNGLSTVSHTTSGILNSSPHSSDTSHLHHPNVAYDCLWNYSQYSAAGPGANLKEPPLLSQFSGHRQYPLNGTVEGGQPGSPPSQNTTLRAGSQEFWANGTQSPMGLNFDSQELYDSFPDQNFEVMSNGPPSFFTSSPPSPMLGSGIQTFAPSQEPERGEEATKELAPGVAENGTGLVGSLELEGEQPELKICDYDDSAPSVDSLHQEVSVLVPDPTVSCLDDPSQLPEQLEDSPILEEDPLEPFGSLAPEPGSGGLYGMDDSELVSEEDKLPLGVSPDISALDCPSLNNSTAFSLLADDSQTSASIFANPPSPPVLGESVLQDGSFELNNGSDPEQEEGEPSLSAASPPDLEREAPAQLSPEDTDTDGSPGGTPDLEDKTVGGASASGNGDVLRRRVATPEEVRFPLQHGWRREVRIKKGSHRWQGETWYYGPCGKRMKQFPEVIKYLSRNVVHQVRREHFSFSPRMPVGDFYEERDTPEGLKWVQLSVEEIPSRIQAITGKRGRPRNTEKAKAKEVTKVKRGRGRPPKVKITELLSKADARLLKRLEVPDTLSDGEKAKMRKIKKKIRRKAKTQRKQEAKSSKQKEVKKKPKAEKEKTKAKAEKVKEKGRKEKARRKDKEEVRPVCKAERVAAPQRRLEERQRQMMILEEMKKPTEDMCLADHQPLPDFSRIPGLRLPSATFSHCLTIVEFLHSFGKVLGLDPARDVPSLGTLQEGLLGRGEASAEVQDLLVRLLGAALRDPGLPAYCQSLKILGEKVSEIPLTGDNVSEILRCFLMAYGAEPAVCDSLRTQPFQAQLPQHKASVLAFLVHELNGSGSIVEEIDKTLESMSSYRRNKWVVEGRLRRLKTALAKRTGRPEADLLGSEESVGRRRSSRILEEMSGLEEEEEEEEEGDPPAFSVPELERQIEKLTKRQLFFRKKLLHSSQMLRAVSLGQDRYRRRYWVLPYLSGIFVEGAEEGAALEDETKQDADPAEGEAALAPATPPLVVKKESAQGAGRPWSPCARTRGRPRKTKPVPEPPGSPLSPMAKEEPEPTQAQEPRAPELAFNGLLEPEDSPMSLGQSQHDLSQSAFLSWLSQTQRHGSVLSSSVLTPDSSPGQLEPGPPAYPEEPEPPGPRGPWFNLLPRTPCDEAVHKDGPGPDPPPVPVNGSSATKPHSPKAPPSASASRRWAGGPGKGPQSPGGSGQPKRRGRPPSKFFKQMEQRYLTQLTAQPVPADMLTGWWWIRDPEELEATLRALHPRGIREKALHKHLCKHRDFLRDVCLRPSTDSILQPSRLPMWSPKELAGWAPAQRTFEADLAMLRRVEELEQRVLLADLQIRGWTCPSPDSAREDLAYCEHRPEPLEDIMARGRGRDGLAPPREDTNPLDLAVLRLAALEQNVERRYLREPLWPAHEVVLEKALLSSPDSAALGTTEIAYEITPRIRTWRQTLERCRSAAQVCLCLGQLERSIAWEKSVNKVTCLVCRRGDNDEFLLLCDGCDRGCHIYCHRPRMDSVPEGDWFCAICTAQTEGGCPKRGQKRKGGPPDPTESESKRRRRAVSRGRDGGAPGPRCSGDGLASRRRLSVRHHRSDLTFCEIILMEMESHASAWPFLEPVNPRLVSGYRRIIKNPMDFSTMRERLLRGGYANSEEFAADALLVFDNCQTFNEDDSEVGKAGHVMRRFFESRWEEFYQGKRADL